A window of the Sabethes cyaneus chromosome 1, idSabCyanKW18_F2, whole genome shotgun sequence genome harbors these coding sequences:
- the LOC128742944 gene encoding carboxypeptidase D yields the protein MTMLASKSTVLAALALCVGLVCAIQVPTVDQISIASNDRQDAVASYGQSPLGYAGKSEPRVYRPDTSSLDFVYHNHEDMTRYLRATTARYPNLTALYSIGKSVQGRDLWVMVVSASPYEHMLGKPDVKYIGNIHGNEAVGRELLLHLIQYLITSYSSDPYIKWLLDNTRIHILPSLNPDGYAASKEGTCDGGQGRYNSRGFDLNRNFPDYFKQNSKRSQPETEAVKEWISKIQFILSGSLHGGALVASYPYDNTPNAKICRSSSTCAVFNSYVQQPSLTPDDDVFKHLSLTYANNHAKMSRGVACKSASPSFENGITNGAAWYPLTGGMQDFNYVWHGCMEVTLEVSCCKFPPAYELRKYWDDNQLSLIKFLAEAHRGVQGFVMDPNGSPIERAQLKVKGRDVGFVTTKYGEFWRVLMPGVYKLEIFADGFVPRDVDFMVVEQHPTLLNVTMQPSKRNDGAYYRPIQSSQSQYRPQLAIPAAQSSGSNGSPADEGILSTLSNGFNSLVNNIFG from the exons ATGACGATGCTGGCGTCGAAATCAACCGTTCTGGCAGCATTGGCTTTGTGTGTCGGACTGGTTTGTGCTATCCAAGTGCCAACGGTTGACCAGATCAGCATTGCTTCCAACGATCGACAGGATGCGGTTGCATCGTACGGTCAATCGCCGTTAGGTTATGCCGGCAAGAGCGAACCACGGGTCTACCGTCCGGATACGTCCTCGCTGGACTTCGTGTACCACAACCACGAAGATATGACGCGCTATTTGCGAGCAACCACTGCTCGGTATCCCAATTTGACGGCTCTCTACTCGATCGGCAAATCGGTACAAGGCCGGGACCTGTGGGTGATGGTTGTGTCGGCCTCACCCTACGAGCATATGCTCGGTAAGCCGGATGTGAAGTATATCGGTAACATCCACGGTAACGAAGCTGTTGGTCGGGAACTGCTGCTTCATCTGATTCAGTACCTGATTACCAGCTATAGCAGCGATCCGTACATCAAGTGGCTGCTGGACAATACTAGGATTCATATTTTGCCTTCGCTGAATCCGGATGGTTACGCCGCTTCCAAGGAGGGTACCTGCGACGGTGGCCAAGGACGGTACAATTCGCGTGGTTTCGATTTGAACCGCAATTTCCCCGATTACTTCAAGCAGAACAGCAAACGATCGCAACCGGAGACCGAGGCCGTCAAGGAATGGATTTCCAAAATACAATTCATCCTCAGCGGATCGCTGCACGGAGGTGCCCTCGTGGCTAGCTATCCCTACGATAATACACCGAATGCCA AGATCTGTCGATCTTCATCGACATGTGCCG TGTTCAACAGTTACGTTCAGCAGCCTTCGCTGACGCCGGATGACGACGTGTTCAAGCATCTTTCGCTGACGTACGCCAACAACCATGCCAAAATGTCGCGCGGAGTTGCCTGCAAGTCGGCGTCGCCTTCGTTCGAGAACGGAATTACGAACGGTGCGGCCTGGTATCCGCTCACCGGTGGAATGCAGGACTTCAACTACGTGTGGCACGGATGCATGGAGGTTACGCTGGAAGTTTCCTGCTGCAAGTTTCCACCGGCGTACGAGCTGCGCAAGTATTGGGACGACAATCAGCTGTCGCTGATCAAGTTCCTAGCAGAAGCTCACCGTGGCGTTCAGGGCTTCGTGATGGATCCCAACGGCAGTCCGATCGAGCGCGCGCAGCTGAAGGTTAAGGGTAGAGACGTTGGCTTCGTTACGACTAAATACGGCGAATTCTGGAGAGTCCTCATGCCGGGTGTTTACAAACTGGAAATCTTTGCCGACGGTTTCGTGCCTCGGGATGTCGATTTCATGGTTGTCGAACAACATCCGACGTTGCTGAACGTCACCATGCAACCATCTAAG CGCAACGATGGCGCATACTATCGACcaatacagtcatcccagtcGCAGTACCGTCCCCAGCTGGCCATCCCGGCGGCGCAAAGTTCCGGCAGCAACGGATCACCAGCCGACGAGGGCATCCTTTCGACACTGAGCAACGGTTTCAACAGTTTGGTGAACAATATTTTCGGCTGA